A segment of the Roseomonas haemaphysalidis genome:
GTGCAGATCGGCCTGGTTCTCAGCATCGGCACCGCCACCATGATGCTGAGCCAGGTGCCCGCCGGCATGCTCGTGGACGCGACGCCCCGTAAAAAGCTGGCGGCGCTGGTGGCGCTGGCCGCCATCGCCGGCAGTGCCCTGCTGATGGTCGTCACGCCCACCCTGGTGCCCGTGGTCGGCTCGCAGGTGCTGCATGGCATCGCGTCCTGCGTGCTGACGCCGGCCATCGCCGCCATCAGCCTGGCGCTGGTCGGCCGGTCCGGCCTGGGCGAGCGGCTGGGGCGCAACGCGCGCTATGCCTCGCTGGGCAGCGGCATCGCGGCGGCACTGATGGGCGCGGTGGGCAGCTACTTCTACGCAGGCGCGGTGTTCTGGCTGACCGCCATCCTGGTGATCCCGAGCTTGGTGGCACTCGCCGCCATCCGCGGCGCGACCATGAAGCCGGAACGCATGCGCGAACGCAAGCCGCGTACCCCGGCAAGCGAATTCAAGGCTTTGCTCACCAACAAGGGTGTCCTGATCTTCGGCGCCTGCTGCCTGCTGTTCACGCTGGGCAATGCCGCCATGCTGCCGCTGGCCGGCACGGGTCTGACCCGTTCCACCGGCGCCGGCGCCAACCTGATCATTGCTGCCTGCATCGTGGTGCCTCAGCTGGTGATGGCCGCCATCTCGCCCTGGGTCGGGCGGCTGGCGCAAAGCCGCGGGCGGCGCGTCGTGCTGATGATGGGCCTTGGCGCCCTGCCGGTGCGCGGGTTGCTGCTCATGGTGGTGGAGCATCCGGCCGGGTTGATCGCGGTGCAGGCGCTGGATGGCGTCAGCGCCGCCGCGCTCGGCATCATGGTGCCGCTGCTGGCGGCGGACCTGACGCGCGGCAGCAACCGTTTCAACCTGTGCATGGCGCTGTTCGGCCTGTCCATGGGCATAGGTGGCACGATCAGCACCACCCTGGCCGGCGCGCTGGCCTCCTGGATCAGCCCGGGCTTCGCTTTCGCCGCTCTGGCGGTGGCCGGCATGCTGGCCTTCGTGCTGGCGACCTTCGTGATGCCGGAAACCCGCCGCACCGACGAGGACCCGAACGCCCCCAAGCGCCGCCGTGGCCTGCGCCGGTTCTGGCCCCTGCCGCGCCGCCGCCGCCTGGCCCAGGCGGCGTCCAGCGCCCAGCCCGTGCCGGCCGCGACCACGCCGCCACTCAGTCGATGATGGCCTGGTAGCACAGCACTCGCAGCTCCCGGCGCAGCGGATAGGTGGACGAGGGCATGAGCTGCGTCAGCAGGATCACCGCCAGCTCCTCCACCGGGTCCACCCAGAAGGCGGTGGAGGCTGCGCCGCCCCAGGCGCATTCCCCCGGCGTGCCGATGATCTGCGCCCGCGCCGGGTCCAGCATGACCGAGAAGCCCAGCCCGAAGCCGATGCCCTCAAAGGTGCTTTCGGAGAACCGCGGCTGCCCCATCGCCGCCATGTCGCCCCGCAGGTGGTTGCTCATCATCAGCTCC
Coding sequences within it:
- a CDS encoding MFS transporter, with translation MATKRSESALDWLNFFTANVQTGFGAFVVVFLTTQAWTEVQIGLVLSIGTATMMLSQVPAGMLVDATPRKKLAALVALAAIAGSALLMVVTPTLVPVVGSQVLHGIASCVLTPAIAAISLALVGRSGLGERLGRNARYASLGSGIAAALMGAVGSYFYAGAVFWLTAILVIPSLVALAAIRGATMKPERMRERKPRTPASEFKALLTNKGVLIFGACCLLFTLGNAAMLPLAGTGLTRSTGAGANLIIAACIVVPQLVMAAISPWVGRLAQSRGRRVVLMMGLGALPVRGLLLMVVEHPAGLIAVQALDGVSAAALGIMVPLLAADLTRGSNRFNLCMALFGLSMGIGGTISTTLAGALASWISPGFAFAALAVAGMLAFVLATFVMPETRRTDEDPNAPKRRRGLRRFWPLPRRRRLAQAASSAQPVPAATTPPLSR